The Xyrauchen texanus isolate HMW12.3.18 chromosome 28, RBS_HiC_50CHRs, whole genome shotgun sequence genome has a segment encoding these proteins:
- the LOC127622330 gene encoding protein FAM177A1: MCVFRRYAPKIASQGYKRHMHTDSSEDVKPRQLKLIHFSNGEILSEEEEEENELHQAFGAPGAGNWKWKDYPWFWATQFVRNSLRVCDFLGEKMASLLGLNAAKYQYAVDQYHRDHQNETEEALSMSTKENQERIHLSQLVNKPYGAINVQDNTEVHTSEETPQHEREHKEKCNCDTVNYDH, encoded by the exons atgtgtgtttttagaAGATATGCTCCCAAGATCGCATCACAAGGGTACAAAAGGCACATGCATACGGAT TCCAGTGAAGACGTCAAACCTCGACAGCTGAAGCTGATCCATTTCTCTAATGGAGAGATTCTgagtgaggaagaggaggaagaaaaTGAGCTTCATCAAGCGTTCGGTGCTCCTGGTGCG GGAAACTGGAAATGGAAGGATTATCCTTGGTTTTGGGCGACACAGTTTGTGAGGAACTCTTTGCGAG TTTGTGATTTCCTTGGAGAGAAAATGGCTAGTTTACTGGGACTGAATGCTGCTAAATATCAGTATGCTGTTGATCAGTATCACAGAGATCATCAG AATGAAACAGAAGAAGCTCTCTCCATGAGCACCAAGGAGAATCAGGAGAGAATTCATCTATCTCAGTTAGTAAACAAACCATATGGAGCCATAAATGTGCAGGACAACACGGAAGTACACACCTCAGAAGAGACACCACAACACGAAAGAGAACACAAGGAGAAATGCAACTGTGACACTGTCAATTATGATCATTGA